The sequence AAAATGAAAAATAACAAAAATTTTTGTACAAACTTGTTTTTTTTGTGAAGTGATTTGTAATTTGTCGATACTGTAAAAATAAGGAGTAAAATATGAAAAAACTTATGTTCGGCCTTCCGCTCGTTTTGGGAATGGCTTTCTTTACGGCTTGTGGTGATGATTCCGGCACGTCTGCTGGCACTTCTACTCCGGGCGGTGGTGATGGCTTGCCCGCAGCAGGATGTAACTTTGCTAAGACGGATAATGTATGGAAGTTCAAGTATTCTTCATGGGAATACGTTGAAGAATATACTTGGGTCGATGAAACGACTGTGGAATACAAAACCTATGCAAAAAATTACCACATGGACAAAGATGATAAGACGATGACGGGACAAAATAGAGACGAACTTTACGAAGAAGTTATGGCTCAATGCCAGAGATTGCAAGAAATGTAAAACGATATTTCTTTGAAAACCACCTAAAACAACAGGCTTTCGGTGAAAACCGAGAGCCTTTTTCTATGGAATTTCGAACGATTGCAAAAAAATAGGCTTCCGGGACATTCCGGAAGCCATTTTACTAAACACTTGATGAAACCAGCAAGCCGATTCCGTTTTACGGGAACCCCTCCCGCAAGCGGTTTGAGTTGGATTACCGATTTCACCTTTACATTGATTAATATACACTGTAACTCGTTGATAGTCAATAGGTTATTGAACTATTTTTGTAATAAGATTTTAACATTCGCGGCGCGATTTTGCGGAGCTTTTCGTTATTCGGAGGCTGTATCAGCGCAGTTTCGCGAACAAATCCTTCATCTTGTCATGATTCTTGATGCCGGGGGCGTCTTCGATGCCGCTCGAAACGTCAATGAGTTCGGGGTTAAACTTGCTCACGAGTTCAGAAACGTTTTCGGGATTGATGCCGCCGGCGAGCCACAGCGGAATGTCGCCGGCTTTTTCGCGGAGCAAGCTTTCGGGGATTTGCTTGCCTGTGCCGCCGGGGATACCTTCGACTTTGGCGTCCAGCAAAATGCGGGGTTCGCCGTTTTTGCGGATTGCTTCGACTTTTTCAAAATCTGATGCTTCGCCGACGCGGACTGCGCAGTAGTAGGGGAGGGCATTACTGGATGCTGCATCGATGGAATTGTGCGGGTCAACGCCGTGGAACTGCACTGCATCGAGCACGCCTTCGCGGGCAAGCTTAATGGCTATTTTGCCTTCTTCGGAATTCGGGTCGGTAATGACGCCAACGAGAAGCGGCCTGTGTGGATTCCCTCCCGCGCGGAGCTTGGTCGAGAATGACGTTACGAATTCTTCGGTGGTGAGTCTCTTGGTGGTGCTGAACACGAATCCGAGCATGTCGGCGCCGAGTTCAGTGGCGAGAAGACCGTCTTCTTCACGGGTGATGCCGCAGATTTTGACCATGGGATTGGATTTATGGATTGCTTCGTCGCTACTCTCCTCGCAATGACGTGCTAGGTTATCTAGCGCAGGAGCTTGCTCATGCATTAGATGACCGACGCAGTCATGGCTCGAAGAGCAATGACGTGCTAGGTTATTCAGCGCAGGAGCTTGCCGAAGGGCGGCAAATTTCTTCCAGAACTGCCCGCGAGCGTTTTCGCATCCGCTTTCAAAGGCGCTGACCACGTCTTTTGCGAGTGGCGGATTTTTGGCAACGGCTTCACCGACAAGGATTCCCGTGAATCCGAGATTGCGGGCGTATGTCGCATCGGCGGCACTCAGAATGCCCGATTCAAAAACGGCTTTGGCGGGGAGCTTGCTGCGTACGCTTGCGGGAATCAACGGATCCGTATGGAACGTGGCTAGGTCGCGGGAATTGACTCCTGCAACAATCGTCTTGGCTGCAGCGTCTCCGAGCGCATTTGTGACAACAGCGAGTTTGCGGAAATCGTCTGCTTCGCGGACTTCGACAAACGCCTGGATTCCGAATTTCTGTGCACGTTCGGCCATTTTCACGAGCTGTGCGTCGTCGAGGATGCGTGCGATGAGCAATACAGCATCGGCACCGCAGCGATAGGCGATATCAATTTCGTCTTCGAATAAAAGAAAATCTTTGCGGAGCACGGCACAAGCGTGCAAACCTTGCTTGGCGCGTTCTTCCATGGCGTCGGCGACTTCAATCAAGTCGCGGAGCGAACCTTTGAAAAAGTTCATTTCTGTTAGCACCGAAATCGCCTGAGCGTGAGCTTCTGCATATGTTGTTGCAAGTCCGACAGGATTCAAGTCTGGAGCGATGTCGCCTTTCGATGGCGAAGCCCTCTTGACCTCTAGGATGGCACCGGGTGTTCCCAAAAATTCCACATGCCCACGACGGCGTGTGGCTGGAATCTCAATGCCGAAATTTAGTCCAAGTCTTTCGATGTCTTCGCGGCGCTTCCGCACAATTTTTTGCAAAATATCTTCGCTCATAAGTCCTCTTCGCCCAACTTTAGAAAAATTATTTCTTTTCGTAAATTTGATCGAATATTCCACCGTCTGCAAAATGCACTTTTTGAGCTTTCTCCCAACCGCCAAAATAATCAATGGTAATCAATTTTATATTTTGATCGAATTCTTTATACTGGTTGAGAATAGACTTGTTTGTCGGTCTGTAATGGTTCTTTGCCGCAACGTGTTGACCTTCGTCTGAGTAAAGGTAATTTAAGTACTCCGTGGCGAGTTTGCGGGAACCGCGTTTGTTAACGACTTTATCTACAATAGCGACGGATGGCTCGGCTAAAATGCTTACGCTTGGTATGATGATTTCGTACTTGTTGGGGTATTCCCTGATTGCTAGGAATACTTCGTTCTCCCAAGAAAGCAACACATCGCCTAATTGGTCTTCGATAAATTTATTTGTAGAACCGCGTGCGCCTGAGGATAGGTCTAATACATTATGGTAGAGTTTTTGTACAAACTCTTTGACTTTGGATTCATCCCCATTATAAATTTTTTCGGCGTAAGCCCACGCGGCAAGATAGTTCCAACGTGCACCGCCTGAAGTTTTAGGGTTGGGGGTGATGATGCCGATGCTGTCTTTTACGAGGTCGTTCCAATCCTTGATTTTCTTGGGGTTGCCTTTGCGCACAAGAAATACGATGGTTGATGTATAGGGGGCGCTATTTTGGGGAAATTTTTGGATCCAGTTTTTGTCAATAAAGCCTGCGTTTCGAATGGTATTGACGTCATATTCAAGTGCTAGCGTGACCACATCGGCTTCAAGGCCGTTGATAACTTCTTGTGCTTGATTGCCGGAACCGCCATGAAATTGCGTGATTTTAACATCTTTGCCGGTCAGTTCTTTCCAATGCTTCATGAAAATATGATTGTAATTGGAATAGAACTCACGCGTCGGATCGTAAGACGCATTGACAAGCGTGTTGTTTTCGATCGCGGGCGCCTCCGAAGAGCAACCGAAAAAGCACGAGCCGGTGAGGAAAAGAGCTGTCGCGAAAGACGCCTTGAAAAAATGCAGATTCATAGTGAAATTCCTTCTTGTTGAGAATGATAGTAATATTTTTTCGATTCCACACAAACCATTCATTGTCGGAGTCTGTCATTCTCGGAGCGAAGCGAAGGAATTCTTTTTTTTCGTATTCCCATTTACAAGCTTGCAGCCGCCGGATTTATACATTATGCAATCATCTTGAATTTGCGTTTTTGCTCCAGTTCAAAACAATAACTGCTGCAAGAATCAGAAATATGCCAATTCCGGACATTAAAGTCAAAGCTTCGGAAAAACACGTGATGCCGACGATGGTGGCGACCATGGGCTCGATGGTGGCGAGAATCCCTGCTTTGCTAGCTTCTACAGTGCGGAGACCGAGTGTGTAGAAAAGGAATGGGATTACGGCTGTTACTAAAGCTGTCAAAATGCAGAAGAATATTAATCCAGTTAAATTATTTGTACTTGAAAATTTAGACAACATATCTGTTGGTTGGCAAATCAATAGAGAACCAATTGCAGCAAGTGAAAATGTGTAAGTTGTGACGGTGTATGGCGAGTGTCTACGCAATGCTACTGTGCCCAAGATGCTGTACAGCCCGTAACCAATGCCAGAGCCAAGGCCAATCAGCAATCCTTTTAGCGTTATGCCTTCGCCCGAAATTCCTGAAACCAGCACGCAGCCTGCGAATGCAAGCGCTAGCGCGATAATTTTTTTGCAGTTCATTTTTTCGCGGAAGAACATTGCTGACATCAGTACAATCCAAATGGGCGAGGTGTATAGGAGTATCGCTGCGGTTGATAGCGGCATGATGGTAATGGCCGTAAAGTAGCAGATTGTAAAGAATAGAATGCTTCCGAATCCAAGACCTAGAAAAAGCGGAATGTCACGTGTTGAAATTTTAAAACCTGAGCGGCTTTTGAAAAGCTGAATTGCGCTAAATGTCAATGCGGCGAGTGTGATTCGAATCGAAACAATTTGAATAGGAGTGAAACCGTATTCGCTGAGCTTTCTCACGAAAATGCCCATGCTTCCCCAAAAACAGGCGGCAATAGTAATTAGAATGGGTCCAATGTTTTTGATGTTGTTCATGATTTCTAGGGGCTTAATTTAATAAAAAAGCTGGTATCGCGTAAGGGATAACCAGCTAAGATGATGTGTTGTTTGTGTGATTTGATAGAATTTCTTTTACACGTATTTCGAAAGAGTTTTTACATCCTTTCCGCTCCAAGTATAAAGGGCGAGCATCGGTTCTTGTTCTGTTTGCATGGAATGAATGTGGTCTGAGGGATGCAATATAAATTCACCTGGACCATTGATTTTAGAAAGCCCGTCTAATGTCCAAATGGCATGCCCTGATAGAACTACATACAGTTCTGTGGCGGGGTGCAAGTGGGAGGGGTAAAAAGTATTTTTCCCAAGGAGCGTGAAGCCGAAGCAAAAGTGCTCATCGTGATATGGAGCTTCTGGCCCGAGAATTTCACCCCAACCTATTTGATTTCCTAAATCAGGCATGTCGGGGCGCGGCTCGTAATTGTATTTCCATGGCAAGTAGGGGAGCGCTGGTTCCAAAGCGTTTAGCAGTTCCTTTGTCTCGGGGCTACCATGCTTGACGGCTTCTTTGATCCAACGGATTAAAGGCGAATTGCTTTTCTCGAATTTACCGCTGAGTTCGGGAATGTCGCGGACTGCAAATTTGGCGGCTTCTAGACCTATTTTATCGTCTATTTTGGCGCGCTTGAAAAGAAACTTTTGAGATTCTTCAATTAAATTGTAAATGACATCTTTCATGAATACCTTATTTTAAACTGGACTTTAGAACTGCGACTGTATGGCCAATGATTTCGCCTTGCTTAAAAGCTTCGTATGCTTCGGAGGCTGTAAGTTTTGAGGGTTCGAGACTCTTCTCGATTTCAAACGCTCGGCATCCAGATTCATGGATTGGTACAGAAGCAAATGCTTTTTGCAAATCTTTGGCGCGATAAAAGTGGAATGGCCCAAGCCCAGCTTCTTCTTGTGTGGCGTACCCTGAAATGACATCCTTGGGCTCGGCTTGTACTTTCCATGAATATGTGAAAATTTGGGAAGAGAGCCCTGCAAGTTCACCAAGCTTGATAAATGCGCTTAAAGGAACGCGGCCACCGAGCGTTGAATAGACAGCTCCGTTATTTGCAAGATATTCTCGGGCTTGCTTGAGCGCAAGGTAGTGCAAATCGAGCATCTGTTCATGCACAAATTGCGGAATAGGCTCTTCTCTTTTTTCGAGGTAATGGCCGCTATTGCGTTTGTCTTCAATCTTTGTATTGCTTGCAAGCGGGACATTGGGCAGGTTTTCATAAATAACATCGTATTTCCGCTTGCCGTGTTGAATCGGCTGCAAAAGATCTCCGTTACCGAATTCAAATTCAATGGATTTAAAGTCTTTTATGTTATTCCTAACGTTTTGTGCGGCTGTTGCGACAACGCTTTTTTGCAAATCCGTGAAGCCGACTCGCTTTGCGCCCAAAAGCTCGATTCCTGTCAAAACGTCAATTCCGGAACCTGTGCCGATGGAGGCAAAGGCTTCGATATCTTTGCCTAAGCTTTCGCGGATGAGCTTGAATGCGGGGGCTGCAATATAGGCGACCCAATCGCTTTTGATGTCTTCGACTTTCGGCAAATAAGCGTGATCAGCAACATCAATGGATAGAAATTCTTTGATGCGCTTGGGCGCGCTATCTAGGGCTAGGTATTTTTTTACATCAACAATGATACTCAATTATTTACCGCCTTTTACGCTTGCGTTAATAGCTTGTTCGAAGTCTGCAATGATGTCGCGAGGATCTTCGATACCGACGGATACGCGGATCATATCATCAGGGATTCCTGCGGCGAGCCTATCTTTAGGAGAAAGCTGCGAATGCGTGCTAGTTGCTGGATGCAAAACGCTTGTACGGGCGTCACCCACATGCACCACGAGGGCTGCGACTTTCAATGCTTTGACGAAAGAGCGAATGGCTGCTCGGCCACCTTTGAGACCGAATGTGAGCACGCCGCTACCGCCTTGATAATCGAAGTATTTGCGGATGCGCTTGGAATTTGGGTTAGATTTGAGTCCTGGATAGCTGACCCAATTGACCGCAGGATTCTTGGAGAGAAATTCTGCTAAAGCCAATGCGTTATTGCTGTGCTGCGGCATGCGCAAGTGGAGCGTTTCGAGACCGAGATTTAAAAGGAATGCGTTGAACGGACTTAAAGCGGCGCCGAAATCACGCAAATATTGAGCGCGGGCCTTTGCGATAAATGCGGCGCGACCAAATTTTTTAGTATAGGAAGTGTTTGCGTATTGAGCATCGGGTTCTACGAGGTCTGGGAATTTCCCGTTTTCCCAGTTGTAATTGCCGCCGTCAATTACGACACCGCCGAGTGCAATTGCGTGACCATCGATATACTTTGTTGCGGAATGAATGACTATGTTTGCGCCATGCTGTAAAGGCTTTACGAGGAATGGTGTGGCGAGCGTGTTGTCCACTAAAAAGGGAACGTCAAATTCTTTGGCGAGCTTCGAAAATTTTTCGAAATCCAGAATGCCCAAGGCGGGGTTGCCAATCGTTTCGCCGAAAAGAACTTTGGTGTTCGGGCGGAATGCCTTGCGGAGTTCTGCAATGGGATCTTCGGGATTGATGAATGTGGTCTCGATGCCGAGTTTTGCAAGTCGAACGCTAAGCAGTGTGTAACTACCGCCATAAATGTGCTTGCTTGCAACAATGTGGTCGCCAGCTTTTACGAGATTCGAAATGGCCAACAGCACTGCGGATTGCCCTGATGCTGTGGCTACAGCGCCTACGCCACCTTCGAGCTCCGTAATTTTACTTTCGAATGCAGCTACGGTTGGATTTCCGGTGCGAGTATATTTGTTGCCGGATTGCTTTAATGCAAAAAGTCTTTCGACTTCGTCAACGTCTTCGTACTTGTATGTGGTTGATTGGAAAATTGGGAGGACGCGGGGTTCGCCAATTTTGGGCTTCCAGCCGGCTTGTAGACACTTTGTTGCAAAATTCCAATTATTTGAATCAGCGATGTTTGCTGTATTGATATCTTTTTTCGAATTTAGTTTGGACATTCAAAAGCCTCCATGTGGCTATATTTTTTTTGAAAATATAGAACGCAGTTATAGCTTTGTCCAATACTAAATTAATATCGTGTATTATAGATTTAATTTATTAGTAGTTTTTTGAAACGTTGTTTTAAATATAAAATTTGAAACGTTGCGTTTGCATCGGTTTGGGTAAACGCTAAATTGATTGCTCGAATGCGGCGAGGAATGCGCGGCCCTGTTCCCATTCACGCAAGTCTGTTGCAGAATTGATGTGCCCGAGCTTGCCGGCGTTGAATAACTTTACACCCCAAGCGGATGCGAAAAATTCTGCACGTTCCATGGAAACGAACGGATCGTTTTCGCTCGCGACAACGCAAGCGGGAATTGGCAATTTTTCTAATGGCATTGGCGCAAACGACTTGATGACTTCGATGTTGTCGACGTCGCTTGGCGAAACGAGAAAAGCACCCTTGAGATTCAACGGAATTTTACCTTGATTTTGAGTAAGGTAAATGACTGTAGTTGCAACGCCTAAACTGTGTGCAATGATAATTGTATCTTTGTCAAGTTTTTGAATGGTATCGCCTAGCGCTTGAACCCATTCATCTCTTTGCGGATAATCCCAATCGCGTTGCTTTACTCGGCTGGTGTTTTGCAGACTCTTTTCCCAAAAAGTTTGCCAATGCTTTTCGTCAGAATTATTCAAACCCGGAACAATCAAGTAATGCATAAAATCTCCGTGTGTTTCCTATTTGAAAGATAGGAAGTTTATGCGAGTTCGTCATTGCGATGTCCTTTAAGGGCCGAAGCAATCTCCATATCTCATGTCATTCCGGGCATTGCCCATACCCCAAAGGCATGTAGTGCCGACTCCATACCCTGCGTTCACTTCCTACTTCCTACTGCCTACTGCCTACTGTTTACTAATCACTAACCACTAAATAATATAATACCACTCGTCACTTTGCGTGAATTCGGTGGTCTTGTGCTTTTTGCTGTCGGTAGTGGTGTAGTCGAGTTCTAAATTCTTGATGCTTACGCGAGTGTTGGCGTCAATGGAGCGCGTAATGAAAGCGTTGCCACCGATAACTGCATTTTCGCCGACAACAGTATCGCCGCCGAGAATGGATGCTCCAGCGTAAATGGTGACGTTGTCCTGAATTGTCGGGTGGCGTTTTTTGCCGGAAAGTCTTTGGCCGCCTCTTGTCGAGAGCGCGCCTAGCGTTACGCCCTGATAAATCTTTACGTTTTTACCGATGATTGCAGTTTCGCCAATCACGATGCCGGTACCGTGATCGATAAAGAAATACTTGCCGATGGTTGCGCCCGGGTGGATGTCGATGCCCGTTTTGGAATGGGCGTATTCGGTCATGAGTCGTGGGAGAACTGGTACGTGCAAAAGGTAGAGCTCATGGGCTATGCGGTAGATGGTTGTTGCCATGAGGCCGGGGTAGGCGAGGATGATTTCGTCAAGGCAGCCGGCAGCAGGGTCGCCGTCGTAGGCGGCGTGTAAATCGGTTTCCAAAAATTCACGGACTTGCGGAATCTTGGAGAAAAATTCCTTACAAATTCTATAGCTTTCGATTTTGCGTTCGTCAGAAGCCATAGTGCCACGAAGTTTACAGTAATCCAAGGCGATGGCCACCTGTTTGTGGAGGTGGTAGAAGGTATCTTCGATAAGAACCGCGAAACTGTTTTTCGGGTTGTAAATCTTATGCGAACGATCCCTGAAGTGCCCTGGATAAACGACTCGGATCAAATTCTGCAAAATCGTCTGGATTTCGGCCTGGTCGGGTCGATTGTAGATGTCGATGTTATCGATATGCTTGCCGCGATTGTAATCATCGAAAATAGTTTGTACGGCTTTTGCAACTTCAGATTCTTGGATAAGTTCGTGCATAGATTGATGCGAAGTAAAAATGAAAAGTGGTTAGTGGTTGGTGGTTAGTGGTTAGGAAAACATTCCTGTTTACTAACCACTGCTTACTAACCACTATTTATCACGCGAATGTCTTCAACGCTCTTACGAGTGCATCGATGTCGTCGGGCGAGTTGTACAATGCGAGAGTGGGTCGCACGGTACTTTCGTATCCGAAATGGCGTAAGACAGGTTGTGCGCAGTGATGCCCGGTGCGGACGGCGATGCCGTAAGCGTCGAGTCTCTTGCCCACTTCTTCGTCGGAGTATCCGTCGAGCTTGAAGGCTAGCGCAGATGCCTTGTTGAGTGCGGTTCCTACAAGGTGGATTCCCTTGACGGTCTTCAGTTCCTTGAGGCCATACTGCAACAATTCATGTTCCCATCTGAATACGCAGGGCATTCCGATTTCGGAGAGGTACTTGAGGGCTTCGCCAAGGCCAACAGCGTCGGCGATGCTTCCGGTACCGGCTTCAAACTTGTTCGGAATTCCGTTGTAGATGGTGCGTTCGAAGGTCACGTCGGCAATCATGTTGCCACCGCCATGGTAGGGGCGGGCTGCTTCCAGCAATTCCTTCTTGCCGTAAACGACACCGATACCTGTCGGAGCGAACACCTTGTGTCCTGAGAACACGAAGAAGTCTGCATCGAGGGCGGAAACATTTACCGGAATGTGCGCAATAGACTGTGCACCGTCAATGAGGATTCTCACGCCGTGTCTATGAGCGATGGCGATCAATTCTTCAATCGGGGTGACTGTACCGAGAACGTTCGAAACGTGTGTGACGGAAACGAACTTGGTTCTCTTTGTAAAGAGAGCTTCGTAGTCGTGGAGCTTGAGCTGACCCGTAGAATCGCACGGAATCACCTTGATCACGGCACCCGTTTCTTCGGCAATGAGCTGCCAAGGAACGATGTTGGCGTGGTGTTCCAAAATGGAGACGATGATTTCATCGCCCGGCTGGAGTGTCGGCTTTACGTAGGCGTTTGCAACCAAGTTAATGGCTTCGGTGGTACCGCGGACGAAAACGATTTCTTGTGCAGACGGAGCGCCGATAAAGTCACGGACAATGCCGCGGGCGTTCTCGTAAGCATCCGTCGAAGCGGCGGCAAGCGTGTGCGCACCACGGTGGACGTTCGAGTTTTCATTTTCGTAGTAGTACTTGAGGCGGTCAATGACCTGCTGCGGTCTCTGCGTCGTAGCACCGTTATCGAGCCAAACCAGCGGATGACCGTTGATCTGCTTCGAAAGAATCGGGAAGTCGGCACGGATCTGGGCAAGCGTCTTGGAACCGATGCGGATCGATTCGTTTCTGGAATTTGCGCCAGAATTTGCAGAGTTGCCCTTAGCAGAATCGCCACCGAGCGAAGTCGGAGCGTCCACCTTGCGGTCTTGCTGAGCGGCCTGAGTCTTGGAAACGACTTTCGGAGAGTATCCGTTAGCCGGGGCTTGCGTTACAGAAATATCGCCCTGCTGCGGCAAAAACTGCGCTTCAGGTGCTGCAGGGGCTTCAACGGTGTTGAGCCAAGTGTCTGTAGCGTTTCCGCCGTAGGTAAACGGTGCCGAGGTCACTGGCTGATCGCCGTAAGTCGCAAACGGATGTTCCCAGTCAAAGGCTGGAGATTGGTTGATGGCAGCGGCACCCTGAGCGGCACTTACGCCCTGTGCAGCAGAAGCATTCTGTGCTTCGGGTGCTGCTGTGGGGGCGGCATAAGCGCTATCTGTCAAATCAGGGAAATATGCGTTAGCCAATTGCTCCAGTTCAGCCGCATTGGGAACTCCGGCGAGTTCTTCCAGCGATCTGGTTTCTGGATTATTCGTAATCATAGTATTCGCCAACCTCTACGTCTTCAAGGACTGCGATTGCGTCGTCGGAAAGGATTGCTGCAGAGCAGTAGAGAGAAAGGAGGTAAGAAGCGACACCCTTGTTGTCGATACCGCGGAAACGCACAGAAAGGCCGCGAGAGTGTTCGTTCTTGAGACCAGCCTGGAAGAGACCGATCACGCCGCGTTTGGCTTCGCCAGTACGGATGAGCAAGATGTTGGTCTTGCCACCCTTGGACTTCGGTTCCTTCACACCGTCAACGAGGAGCTTGTTGGTCGGGATGAGAGGAATGCCGCGCCAGGTGAGGAACTTGCCACCGGCGATATCTACGACGACAGGCGGCACGCCACGGCGGGTGCATTCGCGTTCGAATGCTGCGATAGCACGCGGGTGAGCGAGGAAGAAGGACGGTTCCTTCCAAACCTTCGTGATGAGTTCGTCGAGATCGTCCGGTGTGGGGCGGCCATCGGCGCGGATTGGCTGGATGCGCTGGGAGTCAGTAATGTTCTTCAAGAGACCGTAGTCATCGTTGTTGATGAGCTGGCTTTCCTGACGTTCGCGGAGAGATTCGATAGCGAGACCGAGCTGTTCCTGAACCTGATCATACGGGGAACTGTAAACGTCTTCGATGGCGGTGTTGACGTTGATGATCGTGGAAATGGAGTTGAGCTTGTATTCACGCGGTTCGGTTTCGTATTCGACGTAGCCTTCCGGGATGATATCAGACTTCTTGGTGGCGCTGCAGAGAACGTCGAGCGGTGTCTGGCCTTCGACTACCTTGTTCACGCGGAAAAGACCGGTTTCCAGGCCCTTGAATTCAAGGAACTTGGTGAGCCACTTCGGAGTGAGAGACGCAAATTGCGGCTTGGTCTTGGTGACGTTAGCAAGGTTATAGGCAGCCTTTGCGCCAAGCGCGTTGATGCCGACATTCTTTTCTGTTTCATTTGCCATTGTGAGTACCTCTCTTGTTTTGTGGCAATTGGATGGATTGTAATAAGATTAACTACTTTCCTAGTAGGGAAATGTAATAAATTGGGGCTTTTTCATTCTTACGTTGTTATTACGTTTTACATTCTTTGTTTTAGAGCCATGCACCTTCGTGAGTAAACATGATGTCTTTCATGGCGTCAATGCCACCTTTCAGGTTGTAAAGCGGACCCGTGTAACCCGCTTCGCGCAAGGTGTTGATGGCGAGCTCGCTACGCTTGCCTTGCTTGCAGACAAAGACGGTGTCCTTGTTCGGGTCGAGTTCCTTGATTCTACGGACAAGTTGTCCGATCGGGATGACTATGGCGTTCGGGAAGCGGAGAATCGCGCGTTCATGCGGTTCACGCACGTCGATGATTGTCATCGGATCGCCATTGTCAATTTTCTTGGCGAGTTCTTCTGGAGAGAATCCTTCCACCGGAACTTCATCCTTTGTCTTCAATCCGCAAAGGTCTTCGTAGTCGATTTCTTCGACGTCGGTAATCGTCGGGTTATTTCCGCAAATCGGGCAGTTGCAATTTCTTTCGACTTTGAGGATTCTTGAAGACAAATTCAAACTGTCGATGTGCAATAGCTTTCCGTTC is a genomic window of Fibrobacter succinogenes containing:
- a CDS encoding bifunctional indole-3-glycerol phosphate synthase/phosphoribosylanthranilate isomerase, translated to MSEDILQKIVRKRREDIERLGLNFGIEIPATRRRGHVEFLGTPGAILEVKRASPSKGDIAPDLNPVGLATTYAEAHAQAISVLTEMNFFKGSLRDLIEVADAMEERAKQGLHACAVLRKDFLLFEDEIDIAYRCGADAVLLIARILDDAQLVKMAERAQKFGIQAFVEVREADDFRKLAVVTNALGDAAAKTIVAGVNSRDLATFHTDPLIPASVRSKLPAKAVFESGILSAADATYARNLGFTGILVGEAVAKNPPLAKDVVSAFESGCENARGQFWKKFAALRQAPALNNLARHCSSSHDCVGHLMHEQAPALDNLARHCEESSDEAIHKSNPMVKICGITREEDGLLATELGADMLGFVFSTTKRLTTEEFVTSFSTKLRAGGNPHRPLLVGVITDPNSEEGKIAIKLAREGVLDAVQFHGVDPHNSIDAASSNALPYYCAVRVGEASDFEKVEAIRKNGEPRILLDAKVEGIPGGTGKQIPESLLREKAGDIPLWLAGGINPENVSELVSKFNPELIDVSSGIEDAPGIKNHDKMKDLFAKLR
- a CDS encoding sulfate ABC transporter substrate-binding protein, with translation MNLHFFKASFATALFLTGSCFFGCSSEAPAIENNTLVNASYDPTREFYSNYNHIFMKHWKELTGKDVKITQFHGGSGNQAQEVINGLEADVVTLALEYDVNTIRNAGFIDKNWIQKFPQNSAPYTSTIVFLVRKGNPKKIKDWNDLVKDSIGIITPNPKTSGGARWNYLAAWAYAEKIYNGDESKVKEFVQKLYHNVLDLSSGARGSTNKFIEDQLGDVLLSWENEVFLAIREYPNKYEIIIPSVSILAEPSVAIVDKVVNKRGSRKLATEYLNYLYSDEGQHVAAKNHYRPTNKSILNQYKEFDQNIKLITIDYFGGWEKAQKVHFADGGIFDQIYEKK
- a CDS encoding DMT family transporter; the encoded protein is MNNIKNIGPILITIAACFWGSMGIFVRKLSEYGFTPIQIVSIRITLAALTFSAIQLFKSRSGFKISTRDIPLFLGLGFGSILFFTICYFTAITIMPLSTAAILLYTSPIWIVLMSAMFFREKMNCKKIIALALAFAGCVLVSGISGEGITLKGLLIGLGSGIGYGLYSILGTVALRRHSPYTVTTYTFSLAAIGSLLICQPTDMLSKFSSTNNLTGLIFFCILTALVTAVIPFLFYTLGLRTVEASKAGILATIEPMVATIVGITCFSEALTLMSGIGIFLILAAVIVLNWSKNANSR
- a CDS encoding dimethylsulfonioproprionate lyase family protein, which translates into the protein MKDVIYNLIEESQKFLFKRAKIDDKIGLEAAKFAVRDIPELSGKFEKSNSPLIRWIKEAVKHGSPETKELLNALEPALPYLPWKYNYEPRPDMPDLGNQIGWGEILGPEAPYHDEHFCFGFTLLGKNTFYPSHLHPATELYVVLSGHAIWTLDGLSKINGPGEFILHPSDHIHSMQTEQEPMLALYTWSGKDVKTLSKYV
- a CDS encoding O-acetylhomoserine aminocarboxypropyltransferase/cysteine synthase family protein, with the translated sequence MSKLNSKKDINTANIADSNNWNFATKCLQAGWKPKIGEPRVLPIFQSTTYKYEDVDEVERLFALKQSGNKYTRTGNPTVAAFESKITELEGGVGAVATASGQSAVLLAISNLVKAGDHIVASKHIYGGSYTLLSVRLAKLGIETTFINPEDPIAELRKAFRPNTKVLFGETIGNPALGILDFEKFSKLAKEFDVPFLVDNTLATPFLVKPLQHGANIVIHSATKYIDGHAIALGGVVIDGGNYNWENGKFPDLVEPDAQYANTSYTKKFGRAAFIAKARAQYLRDFGAALSPFNAFLLNLGLETLHLRMPQHSNNALALAEFLSKNPAVNWVSYPGLKSNPNSKRIRKYFDYQGGSGVLTFGLKGGRAAIRSFVKALKVAALVVHVGDARTSVLHPATSTHSQLSPKDRLAAGIPDDMIRVSVGIEDPRDIIADFEQAINASVKGGK
- a CDS encoding alpha/beta hydrolase, which codes for MHYLIVPGLNNSDEKHWQTFWEKSLQNTSRVKQRDWDYPQRDEWVQALGDTIQKLDKDTIIIAHSLGVATTVIYLTQNQGKIPLNLKGAFLVSPSDVDNIEVIKSFAPMPLEKLPIPACVVASENDPFVSMERAEFFASAWGVKLFNAGKLGHINSATDLREWEQGRAFLAAFEQSI
- the epsC gene encoding serine O-acetyltransferase EpsC, which encodes MHELIQESEVAKAVQTIFDDYNRGKHIDNIDIYNRPDQAEIQTILQNLIRVVYPGHFRDRSHKIYNPKNSFAVLIEDTFYHLHKQVAIALDYCKLRGTMASDERKIESYRICKEFFSKIPQVREFLETDLHAAYDGDPAAGCLDEIILAYPGLMATTIYRIAHELYLLHVPVLPRLMTEYAHSKTGIDIHPGATIGKYFFIDHGTGIVIGETAIIGKNVKIYQGVTLGALSTRGGQRLSGKKRHPTIQDNVTIYAGASILGGDTVVGENAVIGGNAFITRSIDANTRVSIKNLELDYTTTDSKKHKTTEFTQSDEWYYII